From the genome of Candidatus Methylomirabilis sp.:
GGGGGCGGGGTTAGGCCTTGCCCTGAGCAAGCGGCTGGTGGAGCTGCAGGGGGGGCGCATCTGGGTGGAGAGCGCGGGCCGCGGGCAGGGGGCCTGCTTCCGCTTCACCCTCCCCGCTGCGGAGCACCCCCGGGCCCGCCGCATCCTGGTGGTCGAGGACGAGCGGGTCTTCCTGCGGGCGGTGGAGGACCGCCTCCGGGAGGCCGGGTTCCTGGTGGAGACGGCGGAAGACGGGGAGAAGGCGCTGACCCGCCTGGCGGCGCATGTCCCCGACCTCCTCATCCTGGATCTGAGCCTCCCGCGCCTCGATGGCTGGGAGCTTCTGCGCCTACTCCGAGCTGAGCCGACCACGGCTTCTCTCCCCATCCTGGTCTTGACCGGCCTCGGCGTCGAGCATGCGGAGCGGAGCGTGGCCCTCGGGGCGAACGAGTTCCTCACCAAGCCCGTCTCCGGCACCATTCTCCTGAACACCGTCCGCGCCCTCCTGGAGACCGCCGCCCGCCGCTAGGGCAATCCTCAGGCGGGACGACAACCTCGATCGGGTGTGATAGATTTCAATGCCGCTCTTGGGAGCCACAGGATGGGGTCTGTTAAGATATCGATCACCATGGAAGAGCACCTGCTCCGCGAAGTTGACCGCTGGGTGGCTGAGGTGCGCTATCCGAATCGGACCCGGGCGATTCAGGCCGCGGTTCGGGAGAAGCTGGAGCGCGCCCGCAGGAGACGCCTGGCC
Proteins encoded in this window:
- a CDS encoding ribbon-helix-helix domain-containing protein, giving the protein MGSVKISITMEEHLLREVDRWVAEVRYPNRTRAIQAAVREKLERARRRRLAEEATKLDPKEERALAEEGFTAGSQMWLAY